The following coding sequences are from one Candidatus Borkfalkia ceftriaxoniphila window:
- a CDS encoding Ig-like domain-containing protein produces MKGFKKVLLAALAVMLVLSMSFAAVFAAESEQKTFVATANGKEGGSQLSVTFSIEGLSANCQRADKVTGIGDHIKVNGVLVSEAEESDPASQVQIHQRSNMFWIYTSGYQFKKGDTVEFLAGMGFVKAGEGDAVCVADSPKIDATLAEDYKVIMALDGNWAVLPADGAIKISGLEPLVAIEENLKDYASKQLTLKFESLFSGDVLNDLQKDADVAGKIKFGGKTVTEINAANTLENKLSQPVDAIRIDSTGSALVFTIDDRAEVNGEEVLADLTTFSADVMTTPSGLELKEAYTRTYYATYDYWVTTVSPVIPAEGDKVLHFKTLGNDWSIGGDATNKSITFEFYEDICDETNAGAGNANFYASLPRWILSNATGRTVESVDKAVSSGAYEAALTKILVDGQDIRTIQAGIEGDAAKSTAVMLHYNKNKAQIYIPAGLIALDEDHVITIKAGMVFPTGYYVEQDMVFTYSAATQKLSTTSVTDITLNKTEGTLAVGDTETLVATIAPAGATNRMVEWSSSDESVATVDENGKVTALKAGTATITAKALDGDKTATFTLTVKEAATSVTLNKTAIELSVGASETLTATIAPSGADDAVEWTTSDESVATVDENGKVTAVKAGTATITVTTKNGKTATCTVTVKAEEKEEPASGGCGSAVAATASALGALLVAGAIVVLFRKK; encoded by the coding sequence ATGAAAGGATTCAAAAAAGTTCTGCTTGCCGCGCTTGCGGTCATGCTCGTTCTGTCGATGAGTTTTGCAGCCGTCTTTGCCGCGGAAAGCGAACAAAAGACGTTCGTTGCAACGGCAAACGGTAAAGAAGGCGGCTCCCAGTTATCCGTGACCTTTTCCATCGAAGGGTTATCGGCAAACTGCCAGCGCGCGGATAAGGTGACGGGGATCGGCGATCATATCAAAGTCAACGGTGTATTGGTCAGCGAGGCCGAGGAAAGCGATCCCGCGTCGCAGGTACAGATCCATCAGCGCTCCAATATGTTCTGGATCTATACTTCGGGTTATCAATTCAAGAAAGGAGATACGGTGGAATTCCTCGCCGGCATGGGATTTGTAAAGGCGGGCGAGGGCGACGCTGTGTGCGTGGCGGATTCTCCCAAGATCGACGCTACCCTCGCGGAAGATTACAAGGTCATCATGGCTCTTGACGGCAACTGGGCGGTCCTGCCTGCCGACGGCGCGATCAAGATCAGCGGTCTGGAACCGCTCGTCGCGATCGAGGAAAACCTCAAAGATTATGCTTCCAAACAACTCACTTTAAAGTTTGAAAGTTTGTTCTCGGGCGACGTTCTGAACGATCTGCAAAAGGATGCGGACGTTGCGGGCAAAATCAAATTCGGCGGCAAGACGGTCACGGAGATCAACGCCGCGAATACGCTGGAAAATAAACTTTCTCAGCCCGTCGACGCGATCCGCATCGATTCTACGGGCAGCGCGCTCGTCTTTACCATCGACGACCGTGCCGAAGTGAACGGCGAAGAAGTGCTTGCGGATCTTACGACTTTCTCCGCCGACGTGATGACGACGCCCTCGGGTCTGGAACTCAAAGAGGCGTATACCCGCACCTACTATGCGACGTACGATTACTGGGTCACGACCGTCAGCCCCGTCATTCCCGCAGAGGGCGATAAGGTCTTGCATTTCAAGACGCTCGGCAACGACTGGAGCATCGGCGGCGACGCGACGAACAAGAGCATCACGTTTGAATTTTATGAAGATATCTGCGACGAGACCAACGCGGGCGCGGGCAACGCGAATTTCTACGCCAGCCTGCCCAGATGGATTTTGAGCAATGCGACGGGCAGAACGGTGGAGAGCGTGGATAAAGCGGTGTCCTCGGGCGCGTATGAGGCGGCTCTCACCAAAATTTTGGTAGACGGACAGGATATCCGCACCATTCAGGCGGGCATCGAGGGCGACGCGGCAAAATCGACCGCCGTCATGCTGCACTACAACAAAAACAAAGCGCAAATCTATATTCCCGCAGGGCTGATCGCGCTCGATGAGGATCACGTCATCACCATCAAGGCGGGCATGGTATTCCCCACGGGCTATTACGTGGAACAGGATATGGTGTTCACTTACAGCGCGGCGACGCAGAAACTGTCCACGACGTCTGTGACGGATATTACGTTGAACAAGACCGAAGGCACGCTCGCCGTCGGGGATACGGAAACGCTGGTCGCGACGATCGCGCCCGCAGGCGCGACCAATAGAATGGTCGAATGGTCTTCCTCCGACGAAAGCGTCGCCACCGTAGACGAAAACGGGAAAGTGACCGCTCTCAAAGCGGGCACGGCGACCATCACCGCGAAGGCGCTCGACGGCGACAAGACTGCGACGTTTACGTTGACCGTCAAAGAGGCCGCGACGTCCGTCACGCTCAATAAGACGGCGATTGAACTTTCCGTCGGCGCGAGCGAAACGCTGACCGCCACGATCGCGCCGTCGGGCGCGGATGACGCGGTCGAATGGACGACTTCCGACGAAAGCGTCGCTACCGTAGATGAAAACGGAAAAGTGACCGCCGTGAAAGCGGGCACCGCTACGATCACGGTCACGACCAAAAACGGAAAGACCGCAACGTGCACGGTCACCGTCAAGGCGGAGGAAAAGGAAGAACCTGCGTCGGGCGGATGCGGTTCCGCCGTCGCCGCGACGGCGTCCGCATTGGGCGCGCTCCTCGTGGCGGGAGCAATCGTCGTTCTCTTCCGCAAAAAATAA
- a CDS encoding DUF1667 domain-containing protein, whose amino-acid sequence MGKDFVCIECPRGCALHVEGENGAWSVSGNFCPKGKAYALSEMISPRRTVTSTVRAKFGRVPVKTDREVLKSNIFLVMEKIRAAYVDSDTEIGTVILADVDGEGTNVVAAKPYRVAGEN is encoded by the coding sequence ATGGGAAAAGATTTTGTCTGTATCGAATGTCCGCGCGGCTGCGCTCTGCACGTGGAGGGGGAGAACGGCGCGTGGAGCGTTTCGGGAAATTTCTGTCCCAAGGGCAAGGCGTACGCGCTTTCGGAAATGATCTCGCCGCGGCGCACGGTTACGAGCACCGTGCGGGCAAAGTTCGGGCGCGTGCCCGTCAAGACCGACCGCGAAGTGTTGAAATCGAATATTTTTCTCGTCATGGAAAAAATCCGCGCCGCCTACGTGGATTCCGACACGGAGATCGGGACGGTGATCCTTGCCGACGTGGACGGGGAGGGGACGAACGTCGTCGCCGCAAAACCTTACCGAGTGGCAGGGGAAAATTGA
- a CDS encoding glycoside hydrolase family protein: MIRFQGELGRRLRLNAARVGEPLYCAPNVFRPAEYDWHGDFEGRTLLALVSLWKATGTEPASLRALADGLDGHCNRDGYFGPLFDGKVALEQQLSGNSWYLRGLTEYYKATKDEKSLCRIRTIARNYLAKLTEFFERYPIEREKSEEGGVFGHTLDVLNGWKLSSDTGCAFIAMDGISAVYEITRDAALRELLNVMLRRFLEIDKLALRTQTHASLSAARGILRLYECTKDDRCLQQAVREFGFYREQGMTLTYANFNWYGREDTWTEPCAIVDSLILALKLHACTGKDEYLACAYRVYYNALRMSQRGNGGAGCDLCATKDFPFVKPYNDTFEAYLCCTLRLSEGLYELGSHFVREERDAVRVLFYDDFEYISDNARIRVAGDLFYKREIALEEVETGGRKLYLYLPSYVQNIRAEGVRITREGDWALAEGTGKLSFEIDVHTENGLYFYGDLLLVEPCGATQECVRCTVDGKTLTNVPDFSRLSEKEARSVCCRIPVLFDKNSPI, from the coding sequence ATGATACGGTTTCAGGGAGAATTGGGAAGAAGACTGCGGCTGAACGCGGCGAGAGTGGGCGAGCCGCTGTACTGCGCGCCAAACGTGTTCCGCCCCGCGGAGTACGACTGGCACGGCGATTTCGAGGGCAGAACTTTGCTCGCGCTCGTTTCTTTATGGAAGGCGACGGGAACCGAACCCGCTTCGCTGCGCGCATTGGCGGACGGGCTGGACGGACATTGCAACCGCGACGGCTATTTCGGTCCTCTGTTCGACGGCAAAGTCGCGCTCGAACAGCAACTTTCGGGCAACAGTTGGTATCTTCGCGGGCTCACCGAATACTATAAGGCGACCAAAGACGAAAAGTCGCTTTGCCGTATTCGCACGATCGCGCGCAACTATCTGGCAAAACTCACCGAGTTTTTCGAACGCTATCCCATTGAAAGAGAAAAAAGCGAAGAGGGGGGCGTGTTCGGTCATACGCTCGACGTTTTAAACGGTTGGAAACTTTCTTCCGACACGGGCTGCGCCTTCATCGCGATGGACGGTATTTCAGCCGTCTACGAAATTACGCGCGACGCGGCGCTCAGAGAACTTCTGAACGTCATGCTGCGCCGCTTTCTTGAAATCGACAAACTCGCCCTGCGCACGCAGACGCACGCTTCTCTTTCGGCGGCGCGCGGCATTCTGCGTCTGTATGAATGTACGAAAGACGATCGCTGTTTACAACAGGCTGTCCGCGAATTCGGATTTTACAGAGAACAGGGCATGACGCTCACCTACGCCAACTTTAATTGGTACGGAAGGGAAGATACCTGGACGGAGCCTTGCGCCATCGTCGATTCGCTCATACTCGCTCTGAAACTGCACGCCTGCACGGGCAAGGATGAATATCTCGCCTGCGCCTACCGCGTTTATTATAACGCGCTGCGCATGAGCCAGCGCGGCAACGGCGGCGCGGGGTGCGACCTCTGCGCGACAAAGGATTTCCCTTTTGTAAAACCCTATAACGATACGTTCGAGGCGTATCTTTGCTGTACGCTCCGCCTGTCCGAGGGGCTTTATGAACTCGGCTCGCATTTCGTGCGCGAAGAGCGGGACGCCGTACGCGTTCTCTTTTACGACGATTTTGAATACATTTCCGATAACGCGCGTATCCGCGTTGCGGGCGATCTCTTTTATAAACGGGAGATCGCGCTCGAAGAGGTGGAAACGGGCGGGCGCAAATTATATCTGTATCTGCCTTCGTATGTGCAGAATATCCGCGCCGAGGGCGTGCGGATCACGCGCGAGGGCGATTGGGCGCTCGCGGAGGGAACGGGCAAACTTTCCTTCGAGATCGACGTACATACGGAAAACGGTCTGTACTTTTACGGCGATCTTCTGCTCGTCGAGCCCTGCGGGGCAACGCAAGAATGCGTCCGCTGTACCGTAGACGGCAAAACGCTGACGAACGTGCCCGATTTTTCGCGGCTGTCCGAAAAAGAGGCGCGGAGCGTCTGTTGCCGTATCCCCGTTTTATTTGACAAAAATTCCCCGATATGA
- the hisS gene encoding histidine--tRNA ligase — protein MSFVKTPVRGMPEQTPRDMELREYALGKIKSTYKKYGFTQIETPAVEHIENLTSKQGGENEQLIFKILKRGEKLQKSENFDDLCDCGLRYDLTVPLARFYANNSNDLPNPFKALQTGPVWRADSPQKGRYRQFTQCDIDILGDATNLAEMELITATANMLYELGLGGSKVRVNDRRILKAMASFCGFPEEKHSVIFIILDKYDKIGLEGVKKSLLELGLEESGVESYCKFFNGSTDLFSCRDYFRDEWANVVPENVISNLEDIIATSRDILSGKGQVVFDPTLVRGMSYYTGPIFEIELSSYKLSVAGGGRYDEMIGKYSGGSTPACGFSIGFERIIDIMKNNETPIGAGDEEKIAYLITREAPLEKKREVLQKAAALREAGVCVLVSMRNKNFYAQKDKLRLYGYTKFVDVYPDTRL, from the coding sequence ATGAGTTTTGTCAAGACGCCCGTGCGCGGAATGCCCGAACAGACGCCGCGCGACATGGAGTTACGCGAATACGCGCTGGGTAAGATCAAGAGCACCTATAAAAAATACGGCTTTACGCAGATAGAAACGCCTGCCGTCGAGCATATCGAAAATCTGACGAGCAAGCAGGGCGGCGAAAACGAACAGTTGATCTTCAAAATTTTAAAACGCGGCGAAAAATTGCAGAAGTCGGAAAATTTCGACGATCTGTGCGACTGCGGATTAAGATACGATCTGACTGTTCCGCTGGCGCGCTTTTACGCGAATAACAGCAACGATCTTCCAAACCCTTTCAAGGCTCTGCAAACAGGGCCCGTCTGGCGCGCGGACAGTCCGCAAAAAGGGCGCTACCGCCAGTTTACGCAGTGCGATATCGATATTTTGGGCGACGCCACCAACCTCGCCGAAATGGAATTGATCACCGCTACCGCGAATATGCTCTACGAATTGGGGCTGGGCGGCAGCAAGGTGCGCGTCAACGACAGAAGGATTTTAAAAGCCATGGCGTCGTTTTGCGGTTTCCCCGAAGAAAAGCACAGCGTCATTTTCATCATTTTGGATAAATACGATAAGATCGGGTTGGAGGGTGTCAAAAAGTCCCTTCTGGAACTCGGACTGGAAGAGAGCGGCGTGGAGTCGTACTGCAAATTCTTCAACGGCAGCACGGACCTTTTTTCCTGCCGCGATTATTTCAGGGACGAATGGGCAAACGTCGTGCCCGAAAACGTCATCTCCAATCTCGAAGACATCATCGCGACTTCGCGCGATATCCTTTCGGGCAAAGGACAGGTCGTATTCGATCCCACGCTGGTGCGCGGTATGTCCTATTACACGGGCCCGATCTTCGAAATAGAACTTTCCTCGTATAAACTGTCCGTCGCGGGCGGCGGCAGGTACGACGAAATGATCGGAAAATACAGCGGCGGCAGCACGCCCGCCTGCGGTTTTTCCATCGGGTTCGAACGTATCATAGATATCATGAAGAACAACGAAACGCCGATCGGAGCGGGCGATGAAGAAAAGATCGCCTATCTCATCACGCGCGAAGCGCCCCTCGAAAAAAAGAGGGAAGTTTTGCAGAAAGCGGCGGCGTTGCGGGAGGCGGGCGTTTGCGTGCTCGTTTCCATGCGCAATAAGAATTTTTACGCGCAGAAGGACAAACTTCGCCTGTACGGCTACACGAAATTCGTGGACGTTTATCCCGATACGCGGCTATAA
- a CDS encoding NAD(P)/FAD-dependent oxidoreductase produces MVDVAIIGGGVIGAFCARELRKYAISVAVLEGAEDVAAGASKANSGIVHAGYDAENGTLKAKFNVAGNKLMPKVCEELGVGYRNNGSLVLAERDRVGVLSQLKERGEKNGVKGLEVIGRARALALEPHLGDGVAAALYAPTGGIVCPFQLTIAAMGNAMDNGASLYCGFEVAAAEKTDGGWSLVSSDHKRVEARCVVNCAGLNAAKVAAMFGDDSFRIGARKGEYILLDKIAPPFVRHTVFAVPTAAGKGVLVTPTTDGNVLIGPTSAEGEFDTSVRRNGFDEITKKASSMLKNIPFGETISSFAGVRAYSDRHDFIIEESDETENLINVAGIESPGLTSAPAIGEYVAALCAEKFHARRNENFDPMRQRNRFKDLSAEEKNEIIARRPDYGKVVCRCENVTLGEILDALRQNPPARTLDGVKFRTRAGMGRCQGGFCQPSVFNTLMQEYGYRAQEITKKGKNSFVITGGEL; encoded by the coding sequence ATGGTGGACGTGGCGATCATCGGCGGCGGCGTCATCGGCGCATTCTGCGCGCGGGAACTGCGGAAATATGCGATTTCCGTTGCCGTTTTAGAGGGCGCGGAGGACGTGGCAGCGGGCGCGAGCAAGGCAAACAGCGGCATCGTGCACGCGGGGTACGACGCGGAAAACGGCACGCTGAAAGCGAAGTTCAACGTGGCAGGAAACAAACTGATGCCCAAGGTGTGCGAAGAATTGGGCGTCGGCTATCGTAACAACGGCTCGCTCGTGCTCGCGGAACGGGATCGGGTCGGCGTCTTGTCCCAACTCAAAGAGCGCGGCGAAAAGAACGGCGTAAAGGGGCTGGAAGTCATCGGCCGCGCGCGGGCGCTCGCTCTCGAACCGCATTTGGGCGACGGCGTCGCCGCGGCGCTGTACGCGCCGACGGGCGGGATCGTCTGTCCCTTTCAGCTGACGATCGCCGCGATGGGCAACGCGATGGACAACGGAGCGTCCCTTTACTGCGGTTTCGAAGTCGCCGCGGCGGAAAAAACAGACGGCGGCTGGTCGCTCGTCTCTTCCGATCATAAGCGCGTGGAGGCGCGGTGCGTCGTCAACTGCGCGGGGCTGAACGCGGCGAAAGTCGCGGCGATGTTCGGCGATGATTCCTTTCGCATCGGGGCGAGAAAGGGCGAATACATATTATTGGATAAGATCGCGCCGCCATTCGTGCGGCATACGGTGTTCGCCGTGCCGACGGCGGCGGGCAAGGGCGTTCTCGTCACGCCCACGACGGACGGAAACGTGCTTATTGGACCGACCTCGGCGGAGGGGGAATTCGATACGTCCGTCCGCCGCAACGGGTTCGATGAAATCACGAAAAAGGCATCGTCTATGCTGAAAAACATTCCTTTCGGGGAAACGATCTCGTCGTTCGCGGGCGTGCGCGCGTACAGCGACAGGCACGATTTTATCATAGAGGAGAGCGACGAAACGGAAAACCTTATCAACGTAGCGGGCATCGAATCGCCGGGGCTTACTTCCGCGCCCGCGATCGGCGAATATGTCGCGGCATTGTGCGCGGAAAAATTCCATGCAAGGCGCAACGAAAATTTCGATCCGATGCGGCAAAGAAACCGTTTCAAAGATCTTTCCGCAGAAGAAAAAAACGAGATCATCGCGCGGCGTCCCGATTACGGAAAAGTCGTGTGCCGCTGCGAAAACGTGACGCTGGGCGAAATTTTGGACGCGCTCAGACAAAACCCGCCCGCACGCACGCTGGACGGCGTGAAATTCCGCACGCGCGCGGGTATGGGACGGTGCCAGGGCGGATTCTGCCAGCCATCCGTATTCAATACGCTCATGCAAGAATACGGATACCGCGCGCAAGAGATCACGAAAAAGGGCAAAAATTCCTTCGTGATCACGGGAGGAGAATTATGA
- a CDS encoding NAD(P)/FAD-dependent oxidoreductase — MKRDLVIIGGGPAGLAAAVAAYDAGVKDVLVLEREEEAGGVLKQCIHNGFGLTRFRENMTGPEYAQRFLDEARARNIEILTGAFVVDLSSEKTVTYMNGKGVFTVRAGAVILAMGCRERSKGALNIAGTRPAGLFSAGTAQKFVNIYGLLPGKRVLILGSGDIGLIMARRLTLEGAEVLGVVEIMPCSSGLKRNIAQCLDDFGIPLYLRHTVVEIEGDDRVSGALVAEVDENRLPIAGTEIRFDCDTILFSVGLIPENELTKKAGISLHAGTRGALVDSDRETEIEGIFACGNVLHVHDLVDFVSEEAEIAGRAAAKYLLGGHTQKSYVPTRAGENVSYVLPQKLCRGEKDAQKLYFRVRSAFPNAKIIVRAGDTVKEFRRIAVAPGEMEHVSLPPALFDGAENVEISVVREG, encoded by the coding sequence ATGAAACGGGATCTGGTGATCATCGGCGGCGGCCCCGCGGGACTTGCGGCGGCGGTCGCGGCGTACGACGCGGGCGTAAAAGACGTTCTCGTTCTGGAACGCGAAGAAGAGGCGGGCGGCGTTCTGAAACAGTGTATCCACAACGGGTTCGGGCTGACGCGCTTTCGGGAGAACATGACGGGGCCCGAATACGCACAGCGTTTTCTGGACGAGGCGCGGGCGCGGAATATCGAGATACTGACGGGCGCATTCGTCGTCGACCTCTCTTCCGAGAAAACCGTCACGTATATGAACGGAAAGGGCGTTTTCACCGTGCGGGCGGGGGCTGTGATCCTCGCCATGGGCTGCCGCGAACGCAGCAAGGGCGCCTTGAACATCGCGGGCACGCGCCCCGCGGGGCTGTTCAGCGCGGGCACCGCGCAAAAGTTCGTCAATATTTACGGATTGCTGCCCGGGAAACGCGTCCTGATCCTCGGCTCGGGGGACATAGGTCTCATCATGGCGCGCAGGCTCACGCTCGAAGGCGCGGAAGTGCTCGGCGTTGTCGAGATCATGCCCTGTTCGAGCGGACTCAAACGCAACATCGCGCAGTGCCTCGACGATTTCGGGATCCCGCTGTATTTGCGGCATACCGTCGTGGAGATCGAGGGCGACGATCGCGTGAGCGGCGCGCTCGTCGCCGAAGTGGACGAAAACAGGCTTCCGATCGCGGGCACGGAGATCCGTTTCGACTGCGACACCATTCTTTTTTCCGTGGGGCTGATCCCCGAAAACGAACTGACGAAAAAGGCGGGCATCTCCCTGCACGCGGGGACGCGCGGCGCGCTCGTGGACAGCGACCGCGAGACCGAGATCGAGGGAATATTCGCCTGCGGCAACGTGCTGCACGTGCACGATCTGGTCGATTTCGTATCCGAAGAGGCGGAGATCGCGGGCAGAGCGGCTGCGAAATATCTTTTGGGCGGGCATACGCAAAAAAGTTACGTGCCGACGCGTGCGGGCGAAAACGTTTCATACGTCCTGCCGCAAAAATTATGCCGCGGCGAAAAAGACGCGCAGAAGTTGTATTTCCGCGTGCGTTCGGCGTTCCCGAATGCCAAAATTATCGTGCGCGCGGGGGATACGGTGAAAGAATTCCGCCGCATCGCCGTGGCGCCGGGAGAAATGGAGCACGTTTCGCTGCCGCCCGCGCTCTTCGACGGCGCGGAGAATGTGGAAATTTCCGTGGTAAGGGAGGGTTGA